The Mangifera indica cultivar Alphonso chromosome 8, CATAS_Mindica_2.1, whole genome shotgun sequence genome has a window encoding:
- the LOC123223677 gene encoding protein SPIRRIG-like isoform X2: MKWVSLLKDIKEKVGLAQSPSTGATTTASASSSRSSVNRENNACAVLRDYASSPARDKHELELDFKRFWEEFRSSSSEKEKEAALNLTVDAFCRLAKQHFNVAQLVTIALNFQKRLLCSLFSLIVNTVTNFDSFDELQEGITPGSNLLTAVEVLVYGPIDKQSLLDSGILCCLIHILNAFLTPDEDDQMQKTNDFEESLLAKKNCNDDVGQAHQLEIEGSVVHIMKALASHPSAAQSLIEDDSLQLLFQMVTDGSLTVFSCFREGHVPLHSLQLHRHAMQILGLLLVNDNGSTAKYIRKHHLIKVLLMAVKDFNPDCADSGYTVGIVDLLLECVELSYKPEAGGVRLREDIHNAHGYQFLVHFALILASMPQKQAIDSTYSKSPSSKKLVPEGSQALCDVERQDFMGEEDPSLQHLSPTLSRLLDVLVNLAQTGPTESSEGKGSKSSQSKGGGHSRSRTTPADWVGEEMWEQGNGKVKDLEAIHMLQDILLKADNREVQAEVLDRMFKIFSSHIENYKLCQQLRTVPLFILNMANFPQSLQEIILKILEYAVTVVNCVPEQELLSLCCLLQQPITSELKHTILSFFVKLLSFDQQYKKVLREVGVLEVLIDELKQHKFLLGPEQHKGNPAQLERKSSSSSFKKHFDSEDTIISSPKLLESGSGKFPIFEVEGTIAVAWDCMVSLVKKAEANQAAFRSANGVTTFLPFLVSDFHRAGVLRVLSCLIAEDVKQVHPEELGSLVEVLKGGMVTSALGHQYRLQSDAKCDTMGALWRILGVNNSAQKVFGEFTGFSLLLTMLQSFQGEGHPDESFLMVYTKEFTYLLRLMTVGVVDNSINRMKLHSIISSQTFYDLLSESGLLSVDCEKQVIQLLLELALEIVHPPFITSESGRPSDVVESESSCFLLTTPSGLCNPEKERVYNAGALKVLIRSLLFFTPKVQLEVLNLIERLARAGPFNQENLTSVGCVELLLEIIHPFLFGSSPLLSYALKIVEVLGAYRLSASELRVLIRYAIQMRVMNSGYFVVDMMERLVLMEDMVSEDISLAPFVEMDMSKIGHASIQVSLGERSWPPAAGYSFVCWFWFRNLLNSQLKEMELSKVGSSKRRSGSGGQNPERQMVRLFSVGAANNVSTFYAELLLQEDGVLTLSTSNSSSLSFSGLELEEGRWHHLAVVHSKPNALAGLFQASVAYVYFNGKLRHTGKLGYSPSPIGKPLQVTIGTPVTCANVSDLTWRLRSCYLFEEVLTSGCIYFMYILGRGYRGLFQDSDLLCFVPNQACGGGSMAILDSLDAEMTLAPNAQKIDPASKKGDSKADGSGIVWDLERLGNLSLQLSGKKLIFAFDGTCTEAIRAFGTFSMLNLVDPTSAAASPIGGIPRIGRLHGDIYICRQSLIGDTIRPVGGVTVILALVEAAETRDMLHMALSLLACALHQNPQNVRDMQTCRGYHLLSLFLHHRMSLFDMHSLEIFFEIAACEASFSEPKKLEVGHALSPSTSIPEASFSELSLSKFRDEISALGSFGDVDEFSPQNDSFSHISGLENVDMPVETSNCIVLSNPDMVEHVLLDWTLWVAAPVNIQIALLGFLEHLVSMHWYRNHNLTVLRQINLVQHLLVTLQRGDVEVPVLEKLVVLLGVILEDGFLVSELEHVVRFVIMTFDPPELKSQCQIMRESMGKHVIVRNMLLEMLIDLQVTIKPEELLEQWHKIVSSKLITYFLDEAVHPTSMRWIMTLLGVCLSSSPTFSLKFRTSGGYQGLVRVLQSFYDSPDIYYILFCLIFGKPVYPRLPEVRMLDFHALMPSDGGYVELKFVELLESVIAMAKCTFDRLSIQAMLAHQNGNFSQVGAGLVAELVEGNTDMAGELQGEALMHKTYAARLMGGEASAPAAATSVLRFMVDLAKMCSPFSAVCRRAEFLESCVELYFSCIRSAYAVKMAKALSEKTEEKNINDSDDASSSSNTFSSLPQEQEQSLKTSISIGSFPQGQASTSSEDMPADSNYIADDKVEVNVNMAHPESNKSVLENVQTVQSLDGDNFDQVSVASSSNNSNIHNIKGAMNPVPPTDCQSSASLTLIDTPILSEKSNSRVLITPSPSPVIALTSWLSSNHSESKTPLVATPSMESTVSVAGFDPSSGLKSSSHGASSAITCFSVSPNLLLEIDDSGYGGGPCSAGATAVLDFMAEVLSDFMTEQMKAAQVVESILEVVPFYIDAESVLVFQGLCLSRLINFLERRLLRDDEEDEKKLDKSRWSSNLDALCWMIVDRVYTGAFPRPAAVLKTLEFLLSMLQLANKDGQIEEASPGGKGLLSIGKGSRQLDAYVHSILKNTNRMTLYCFLPSFLANIGEDHLLSSLGVLIEPKQKSSSSFSKEDSAVDICTVLQLLVAHRRIIFCPSNLDTDLNCCLCVNLISLLHDQRQYVQNMAVELVKYLLVHRRAAFEELLVSKPNQGQHLDVLHGGFDKLLTGSLSAFLEWLQNSEQTVNKVLEQCAAIMWGQYISGSAKFPGVRMKGMEGRRKKEMGRRSKDTAKLDLRHWEQVNERRYALELVRDAMSTELRVVRQDKYGWVLHAESEWQTHLQQLVHERGMFPMNKTSATEDPEWQLCSIEGPYRMRKKLERCKLRIDSIQNVLDGHLNLVEAEFPKAKNQGGPYASDIDSESFFHHLTDSGKQEEGVVTELYCDSILKEPEDVKDVASVRNGWNDDTASSINEASLHSALEFGGKSSSVSVPISESVQEKCDIGSPRQSSSAKLVEGKSPEDKAFKELLDNGEYLIRPYLEPLEKIRFRYNCERVVGLDKKDGIFLIGELSLYVIENFYIDDSGCIFEKEFEDELSVIDLALGVKKDVSCSTDFQSKPTSSWSASAKTYVGGRAWAYSGGAWGKEKVCTSGNLPHPWRMWKLNSVHEILKRDYQLRPVAVEIFSMDGCNDLLVFHKKEREEVFKNLVAMNLPRNSMLDTTISGLTKQESSEGSRLFKIVAKSFSKRWQNGEISNFQYLMHLNTLAGRGYSDLTQYPVFPWVLQDYESDDLDLSNPKTFRKLDKPMGCQTLEGEEEFKRRHESWDDPEVPKFHYGSHYSSAGIVLFYLLRLPPFSAENRKLQGGQFDHADRLFNSVRDTWSSASGKGNTSDVKELIPEFFYMPEFLENRFNLDLGEKQSGEKVGDVILPPWARGSAREFIRKHREALECDYVSENLHHWIDLIFGYKQRGKAAEEAVNVFYHYTYEGSVDIDSVTDPTMKASILAQINHFGQTPKQLFLKPHVKRRIDRKLPLHPLKHSVHLVPHEIRKSSSSITQIVNVHEKVLVAGTNNLLKPRAYIKYVAWGFPDRSLRIMSYDQDRLLSTHENLHGGYQVQCVGVSHDGQILVTGADDGLVSVWRINKVGQRLLQHLKLEKALSAHTATVTCLHVSQPYMLIVSGSDDCTVIIWDLSSLCFVRQLPEFPAPVSAVYVNDLTGETVTAAGILLAIWSINGDCLAVINTSQLPSDSILSVTSCTLSDWLDTDWYVTGHQSGAVKVWKMIHCSEEESAHSQSKSGSNETGGLDLGGKSTEYRLVLHKVLKFHKHPVTALHIPNDLKQLLSGDSAGHLVSWTLPDDSLRISFNQG; the protein is encoded by the exons ATAGAGGGCAGTGTTGTCCATATTATGAAAGCATTGGCAAGCCACCCTTCAGCGGCACAGAGTTTGATTGAGGATGATTCACTTCAGTTACTGTTTCAGATGGTTACTGATGGTTCTTTAACTGTATTCTCTTGTTTTAGGGAAGGTCATGTTCCATTGCACAGCCTACAGCTTCATAGACATGCAATGCAG ATACTGGGTCTTCTTTTGGTCAATGACAATGGAAGCACTGCCAAATATATACGCAAGCATCATCTG ATAAAAGTTCTGTTAATGGCTGTTAAAGATTTTAATCCTGATTGTGCTGACTCTGGCTACACTGTGGGCATTGTGGACTTGTTACTTGAATGTGTGGAATTGTCTTACAAACCTG AGGCTGGTGGTGTGAGGCTCAGGGAGGATATACATAATGCCCATGGTTATCAGTTCCTTGTTCATTTTGCACTAATTCTGGCTTCCATGCCACAAAAACAGGCAATTGATTCCACTTATTCTAAGTCTCCTTCCAGTAAAAAATTAGTTCCAGAAGGTTCTCAAGCATTGTGTGATGTAGAGAGACAGGACTTTATGGGAGAGGAGGATCCTTCACTGCAACATCTTTCGCCCACACTGTCCAGGCTGCTTGACGTCCTTGTGAATTTAGCTCAAACTGGTCCTACAGAATCTTCTGAAGGCAAAGGATCCAAGTCTTCTCAATCCAAGGGCGGTGGTCACAGCAGAAGTCGTACAACACCAGCTGACTGGGTTGGTGAAGAAATGTGGGAACAAGGAAATGGTAAAGTGAAAGACCTTGAAGCAATCCACATGTTGCAGGACATTCTTCTCAAGGCTGACAACAGAGAAGTGCAGGCTGAAGTGTTAGATagaatgtttaaaatattctcTAGTCACATTGAAAACTATAAGTTGTGCCAACAATTACGGACGGTTCCACTTTTTATCCTAAACATGGCTAATTTTCCTCAGTCTTTGCAAGAGATAATCTTGAAAATCCTGGAATATGCTGTGACTGTTGTGAATTGTGTTCCTGAGCAAGAATTGCTCTCACTTTGTTGCTTGCTTCAGCAACCAATAACATCAGAGCTAAAGCATACTATACTTTCCTTCTTTGTAAAGCTCCTATCCTTTGATCAACAGTACAAGAAAGTCCTTCGGGAGGTTGGTGTGCTGGAAGTTCTGATAGATGAACTGAAGCAACACAAGTTTCTTCTGGGTCCTGAGCAACATAAAGGTAACCCTGCTCAGTTGGAGAGAAAATCCAGCTCAAGTAGCTTCAAGAAACACTTTGACAGTGAGGATACTATTATTTCTTCACCCAAGCTTTTGGAATCTGGTTCAGGGAAGTTTCCTATTTTTGAAGTTGAGGGTACAATTGCTGTAGCATGGGATTGTATGGTCTCCTTGGTGAAGAAAGCTGAAGCTAATCAAGCAGCATTCAGATCAGCCAATGGTGTTACcacttttcttccttttttggtGTCTGATTTCCATCGTGCTGGTGTCCTTCGTGTATTGTCATGTTTGATCGCTGAAGATGTCAAACAA GTCCATCCAGAAGAATTAGGTTCGCTTGTTGAAGTTCTAAAAGGTGGAATGGTTACTAGTGCTTTAGGACATCAGTACAGGCTTCAAAGTGATGCCAAATGTGATACAATGGGAGCATTGTGGCGTATATTGGGAGTTAACAATTCAGCCCAAAAGGTGTTTGGCGAATTCACTGGGTTTTCTCTTCTGCTAACCATGCTTCAGAGTTTTCAAGGTGAAGGACATCCAGATGAATCTTTTTTAATGGTTTATACCAAGGAGTTTACATATTTATTGCGCTTGATGACAGTTGGAGTGGTTGATAATAGCATTAATAGAATGAAGTTACATTCTATCATATCATCCCAAACTTTTTATGATCTTTTATCTGAATCTGGTCTGTTATCTGTTGATTGTGAAAAGCAAGTTATACAGTTGTTGTTGGAACTTGCTCTTGAAATTGTGCATCCACCTTTCATAACATCTGAGAGTGGTAGACCATCTGATGTGGTTGAATCTGAGTCATCTTGTTTTCTGTTAACTACCCCTTCTGGTTTATGTAATCCTGAGAAGGAACGAGTGTATAATGCTGGTGCTCTTAAAGTTCTCATCCGTTCACTGTTGTTTTTTACTCCAAAGGTGCAGTTAGAAGTGCTTAACCTCATTGAGAGGCTAGCTCGTGCTGGTCCTTTCAATCAGGAAAACCTTACCTCTGTAG GTTGTGTGGAACTTCTACTAGAGATCATTCACCCGTTTCTTTTTGGTTCATCTCCTTTACTTTCTTATGCTTTGAAGATCGTGGAAGTTCTTGGGGCATATAG GTTGTCTGCATCAGAACTCCGGGTGCTTATAAGATATGCTATACAAATGAGAGTGATGAACTCAGGCTATTTTGTTGTGGATATGATGGAGAGATTAGTTCTCATGGAAGATATGGTCTCAGAAGATATTTCTCTAGCACCATTTGTAGAGATGGATATGAGCAAGATTGGGCATGCTTCTATTCAGGTGTCTCTTGGAGAAAGATCTTGGCCTCCTGCTGCTGGATATTCCTTTGTATGTTGGTTTTGGTTTCGAAATTTATTGAATTCACAGTTAAAGGAAATGGAACTGTCTAAAGTTGGGAGTTCTAAGAGGCGAAGTGGCTCTGGTGGGCAGAACCCTGAACGGCAGATGGTCCGTTTATTTTCTGTTGGTGCTGCTAATAATGTAAGCACTTTCTATGCAGAACTTCTTCTGCAGGAGGATGGTGTACTAACCCTTTCAACTAGCAATTCTTCCTCTTTGTCATTTTCTGGATTAGAATTGGAAGAAGGTAGGTGGCATCACCTTGCTGTTGTTCATAGTAAGCCAAATGCTCTAGCTGGACTTTTTCAAGCCAGTGTTGCTTATGTGTATTTCAATGGAAAGCTTAGGCACACAGGGAAATTAGGATATTCTCCATCTCCAATTGGAAAACCTTTGCAGGTAACAATTGGGACTCCGGTTACTTGTGCAAATGTTAGTGATCTTACTTGGAGACTTCGCTCTTGCTATCTTTTTGAGGAGGTTCTTACATCAggatgtatttattttatgtacatTCTGGGTAGAGGATACAGAGGGCTCTTCCAAGACTCAGATCTTCTGTGTTTTGTGCCTAACCAAGCTTGTGGTGGTGGTAGTATGGCCATCCTAGATTCCTTAGATGCTGAAATGACTTTGGCTCCTAACGCACAGAAGATTGACCCTGCCAGCAAGAAAGGGGATTCCAAGGCAGATGGTAGTGGGATTGTTTGGGATTTAGAGAGACTGGGAAACCTCTCGTTGCAGCTCTCTGGgaaaaaacttatttttgcATTTGATGGAACATGTACAGAAGCTATTCGAGCTTTTGGTACCTTTTCCATGCTTAATCTGGTTGATCCTACGTCTGCTGCCGCTTCTCCTATAGGGG GTATACCACGCATTGGACGTCTTCATGGGGATATCTACATCTGTAGGCAGAGCTTGATTGGTGATACCATTCGTCCTGTTGGTGGTGTAACTGTTATCCTTGCTCTTGTTGAAGCAGCTGAAACCAGGGATATGCTTCACATGGCCCTTTCATTGCTTGCTTGTGCACTTCATCAAAATCCTCAGAATGTAAGAGACATGCAAACATGCAGGGGCTACCATTTGCTTTCTCTCTTTCTGCATCATAGAATGTCATTATTTGATATGCACTCTCTTGAGATCTTTTTTGAGATTGCTGCATGTGAAGCCTCATTTTCAGAACCAAAGAAGCTTGAAGTTGGTCACGCTTTGTCACCTTCCACAAGTATTCCAGAAGCTAGCTTTTCAGAACTTAGTTTGTCAAAATTCCGTGATGAAATTTCGGCACTTGGGTCTTTTGGAGATGTGGATGAGTTTTCTCCACAAAATGATTCATTTAGTCATATTTCTGGGCTTGAAAATGTTGATATGCCAGTTGAAACCTCAAATTGCATTGTTTTGTCTAATCCAGATATGGTTGAGCATGTCTTGTTGGACTGGACATTGTGGGTTGCAGCCCCAGTTAACATTCAAATTGCATTGCTTGGTTTTCTTGAGCATCTTGTGTCCATGCACTGGTACAGAAATCATAACCTCACAGTTCTTCGCCAAATTAACCTTGTTCAGCACTTACTTGTGACTCTACAGCGAGGTGATGTTGAAGTTCCTGTACTGGAAAAATTGGTTGTACTGCTTGGTGTCATTTTGGAAGATGGTTTTCTGGTCTCTGAACTTGAACATGTGGTCAGATTTGTTATTATGACATTTGATCCACCTGAACTGAAATCACAGTGTCAGATAATGCGAGAGTCAATGGGGAAACATGTAATTGTAAGGAATATGCTGTTGGAAATGCTTATTGATCTTCAAGTAACCATAAAACCGGAAGAATTGCTTGAGCAGTGGCATAAGATCGTTTCATccaaattaataacatattttcttgATGAAGCTGTTCATCCTACAAGTATGAGATGGATCATGACTCTACTTGGCGTGTGCCTTTCTTCTTCCCCtacattttctctaaaatttcgCACTAGTGGAGGTTATCAAGGTTTGGTGCGGGTACTTCAAAGTTTCTATGACTCCCccgatatatattatattttattctgtcTAATATTTGGTAAACCCGTTTACCCAAGACTACCAGAAGTTCGTATGCTGGATTTTCATGCCCTGATGCCAAGTGATGGAGGATATGTGGAGTTGAAATTTGTAGAACTGCTAGAGTCTGTGATTGCTATGGCAAAATGCACTTTTGATAGGTTGAGTATTCAGGCAATGCTTGCCCACCAAAATGGAAATTTTTCCCAGGTGGGTGCAGGTCTTGTGGCTGAACTTGTGGAGGGAAATACAGATATGGCTGGAGAACTTCAAGGTGAAGCCCTGATGCATAAGACGTATGCAGCACGTTTAATGGGTGGGGAAGCATCAGCTCCTGCTGCTGCAACCTCAGTCTTGCGATTCATGGTTGACCTAGCAAAGATGTGTTCCCCATTCTCTGCTGTCTGCAGACGTGCAGAATTTCTTGAAAGCTGTGTTGAACTGTATTTTTCCTGCATCAG GTCTGCATATGCTGTGAAAATGGCAAAAGCTCTCTCAGAAAAGACAGAAGAAAAGAATATCAATGATTCTGATGATGCCAGTAGTTCTTCAAATACATTTTCTAGCTTGCCTCAGGAACAAGAACAGTCTCTGAAAACGTCCATTAGTATTGGAAGCTTCCCCCAAGGGCAGGCAAGTACAAGCTCTGAAGATATGCCTGCAGACTCCAATTATATAGCTGATGATAAAGTAGAGGTCAACGTTAACATGGCCCATCCAGAATCAAACAAATCAGTACTAGAAAATGTCCAGACTGTTCAGAGCTTGGATGGTGATAATTTTGACCAGGTTTCTGTTGCCTCAAGCTCCAATAATTCCAACATCCATAACATTAAAGGTGCTATGAATCCTGTCCCACCAACAGATTGCCAGAGTTCTGCATCTCTCACTTTGATAGATACTCCCATTTTATCTGAGAAATCTAATTCCAGAGTTCTAATTACACCATCTCCTTCTCCAGTTATTGCACTGACTTCTTGGTTAAGTTCAAACCACAGTGAATCTAAAACACCCTTAGTTGCCACTCCTTCCATGGAGTCTACTGTGTCTGTTGCCGGGTTTGATCCATCTTCAGGCTTGAAGTCTAGTTCTCACGGAGCCTCTTCTGCCATTACATGTTTTTCAGTCAGTCCAAACCTTCTCCTTGAAATAGACGATTCTGGCTATGGTGGTGGTCCTTGTTCTGCTGGAGCAACTGCTGTGTTAGATTTTATGGCTGAAGTTCTCTCTGATTTTATGACTGAGCAAATGAAAGCAGCTCAGGTTGTAGAGAGCATTTTAGAGGTGGTTCCTTTTTACATTGATGCTGAATCGGTGTTAGTTTTTCAGGGTTTGTGCCTCAGTAGATTGATCAACTTTCTTGAAAGGCGTCTGTTGcgtgatgatgaagaagatgagaaaAAGCTAGATAAGAGCCGTTGGTCTTCAAACTTAGATGCTTTGTGCTGGATGATAGTGGATCGTGTATATACAGGTGCTTTTCCTCGGCCAGCTGCTGTTCTAAAAACATTAGAGTTCTTGCTATCGATGTTACAGTTGGCAAATAAGGATGGCCAGATTGAAGAAGCATCTCCTGGTGGAAAGGGTCTTTTATCTATCGGAAAAGGAAGCAGGCAACTTGATGCTTATGTACATTCAATTTTAAAGAACACAAATCGAATGACATTGTATTGCTTCCTTCCATCATTCTTGGCCAACATTGGAGAAGATCATCTCCTCTCAAGCTTAGGTGTGCTTATTGAACCTAAGCAGAAATCTTCCTCAAGCTTTTCAAAAGAAGATTCAGCAGTTGATATCTGTACAGTTTTACAGTTATTAGTTGCTCACAGAAGAATTATATTCTGTCCCAGCAATCTTGATACTGATCTAAATTGCTGTCTTTGTGTGAATTTAATATCACTTCTCCATGATCAAAGGCAATATGTGCAAAACATGGCAGTTGAATTAGTGAAGTATTTGCTGGTCCATCGCAGGGCTGCATTTGAAGAATTGCTTGTCTCAAAACCAAATCAAGGACAGCACCTGGATGTACTACATGGTGGTTTTGACAAATTATTGACTGGAAGTTTATCTGCTTTCCTTGAGTGGCTTCAGAACTCTGAGCAGACTGTCAATAAAGTGTTGGAACAGTGTGCTGCCATTATGTGGGGACAGTATATATCTGGATCAGCAAAGTTTCCTGGAGTAAGGATGAAAGGCATGGAGGGCCGCCGCAAGAAGGAAATGGGGAGAAGATCAAAGGATACTGCAAAACTAGATTTGAGGCACTGGGAGCAGGTAAATGAACGGAGATATGCGCTGGAGTTGGTCCGTGATGCAATGTCTACTGAGCTGAGAGTTGTTCGTCAAGATAAGTATGGATGGGTTCTCCATGCTGAAAGTGAGTGGCAAACACATCTCCAGCAACTTGTACATGAGCGGGGAATGTTTCCTATGAATAAAACCTCCGCAACTGAAGATCCTGAGTGGCAGCTTTGTTCCATTGAAGGTCCATACAGGATGCGTAAAAAGCTTGAACGCTGCAAATTGAGAATTGATAGCATCCAAAATGTCCTTGATGGacatttgaatttagttgaAGCAGAGTTTCCCAAGGCAAAAAATCAAGGTGGTCCTTATGCATCAGATATTGATTCTGAATCATTCTTCCATCATTTAACTGACAGTGGAAAGCAGGAAGAAGGTGTTGTCACTGAGCTGTATTGTGACTCAATTTTGAAAGAACCAGAAGATGTGAAAGATGTAGCTTCTGTTAGGAATGGCTGGAATGATGACACAGCTAGTAGTATAAATGAAGCAAGTCTTCACTCAGCACTTGAGTTTGGCGGCAAATCAAGTTCAGTTTCTGTTCCAATATCAGAGAGTGTACAAGAAAAATGTGACATAGGATCTCCAAGGCAATCTTCATCTGCCAAACTGGTTGAAGGAAAGAGTCCAGAGGATAAAGCATTTAAGGAGCTTCTTGATAATGGTGAATATTTAATCAGACCTTATCTGGAACCTCTTGAGAAGATAAGATTCAGATATAACTGTGAAAGGGTTGTAGGTCTTGATAAAAAGGATGGTATATTTCTGATAGGGGAGCTTTCTTTGTATGTGATTgagaatttttatattgatgacTCTGGGTGCATTTTTGAAAAGGAATTCGAAGATGAACTTTCTGTTATTGATCTGGCCTTGGGTGTAAAAAAAGATGTTTCTTGCAGTACAGATTTCCAGTCCAAGCCAACTTCATCTTGGAGCGCATCAGCAAAGACATATGTTGGGGGAAGGGCATGGGCCTATAGTGGCGGTGCTTGGGGAAAGGAGAAGGTGTGCACCAGTGGTAATTTACCTCATCCTTGGCGTATGTGGAAACTTAATAGTGTTCATGAGATTTTAAAGCGTGATTACCAGCTACGACCTGTTGCCGTTGAAATATTTAGCATGGATGGATGTAATGATCTTCTGGTGTTCcacaaaaaagagagagaagaagtgTTTAAGAATCTTGTTGCCATGAATCTCCCAAGAAACAGCAT GCTGGACACAACCATTTCAGGTTTGACTAAACAGGAAAGCAGTGAGGGCAGTCGTCTTTTTAAAATAGTGGCTAAATCTTTCTCAAAAAGGTGGCAAAATGGAGAGATCAGCAATTTCCAGTACCTCATGCATCTCAATACCTTAGCAGGACGTGGCTACAGTGACCTGACACAGTATCCAGTCTTTCCTTGGGTTCTTCAAGATTATGAGAGTGATGATCTTGACTTGTCAAATCCAAAAACCTTTCGTAAGCTTGACAAACCAATGGGTTGTCAAACACTAGAGGGAGAAGAGGAGTTTAAGAGAAG ACATGAGAGCTGGGATGATCCTGAAGTCCCCAAATTTCATTATGGTTCACATTATTCTAGTGCTGGAATTGTTCTCTTTTATCTTCTTCGTCTACCACCATTCAGTGCAGAGAATCGGAAGCTACAGGGTGGTCAGTTTGATCATGCTGATCGACTTTTTAATAGTGTTAGAGATACTTGGTCAAGTGCATCTGGAAAGGGTAACACATCTGATGTGAAGGAATTGATTCCAGAATTCTTCTACATGCCTGAGTTTTTGGAAAATAGGTTCAATCTCGACTTGGGAGAGAAGCAATCAGGGGAGAAG GTTGGTGATGTCATCTTACCTCCTTGGGCCAGAGGCAGTGCAAGAGAGTTCATAAGGAAGCATAGGGAAGCACTGGAATGTGATTATGTTTCAGAAAATCTTCATCATTGGATAGATCTCATCTTTGGTTATAAACAGAGAGGGAAG GCAGCTGAAGAAGCTGTGAATGTTTTCTATCATTACACATACGAGGGAAGTGTGGATATAGATTCAGTTACAGATCCCACAATGAAAGCATCTATACTAGCACAAATTAACCATTTTGGGCAAACTCCCAAGCAACTATTCCTCAAGCCTCATGTGAAAAGGCGGATTGACAGAAAGCTTCCTCTTCATCCTCTCAAGCATTCTGTCCACCTTGTTCCACATGAAATACGCAAGAGTTCATCTTCCATTACTCAGATAGTTAATGTCCACGAGAAAGTTCTTGTGGCAGGGACAAACAATTTGCTGAAGCCTAGagcatatatcaaatatgtagcATGGGGTTTTCCAGACCGTAGCTTGAGAATTATGAGCTATGATCAAGACAGACTCCTCTCCACTCATGAGAATCTTCACGGGGGCTACCAGGTTCAGTGTGTTGGTGTCAGCCATGATGGTCAAATTTTGGTCACTGGTGCTGATGATGGGTTAGTTTCTGTTTGGAGAATCAATAAGGTTGGGCAGCGTTTGTTACAACACTTGAAATTGGAGAAGGCACTTTCTGCCCATACGGCTACAGTTACATGCCTTCATGTTAGCCAGCCCTACATGCTTATTGTGAGTGGGTCTGATGACTGCACTGTTATTATATGGGACCTTAGCTCTTTGTGTTTTGTTAGGCAACTCCCTGAGTTCCCTGCACCAGTTTCAGCAGTTTATGTGAATGACTTGACTGGGGAAACAGTGACAGCTGCTGGAATTTTGCTTGCTATTTGGAGCATCAATGGGGACTGCCTTGCCGTGATTAACACATCCCAACTGCCCTCTGATTCCATTCTCTCAGTGACAAGCTGTACGCTTTCTGATTGGCTGGACACAGATTGGTATGTGACAGGTCACCAGAGTGGAGCTGTTAAAGTATGGAAAATGATCCACTGCTCCGAGGAAGAGAGTGCCCATTCTCAAAGCAAGTCAGGTAGCAATGAGACAGGGGGTTTAGATTTGGGTGGTAAGTCAACAGAGTACAGGTTGGTCCTCCACAAGGTACTGAAGTTTCATAAGCATCCAGTCACTGCCCTTCACATCCCGAATGACCTTAAACAGTTACTGAGCGGTGATTCTGCTGGGCATTTGGTATCTTGGACACTACCAGATGATAGCTTAAGAATTTCATTTAATCAGGggtga